One part of the uncultured Bacteroides sp. genome encodes these proteins:
- a CDS encoding RNA polymerase sigma factor, with product MSQLNDISLVAQVVVFKNTKAFDTLVKKYQSQVRRFFLNQTLGDSELSDDLAQETFIKAYTNISSFKNLSNFSTWLYRIAYNVFYDYIRSRKETSEIDAREVDAMHSTEQDNVGEKMDIYKSLKMLKEVERTCITLFYMEDVSIDKIAGIIGSPTGTVKSHLSRGKEKLAIYLKQNGYDRN from the coding sequence ATGAGCCAACTGAACGATATATCGTTAGTCGCACAGGTCGTGGTGTTCAAAAACACCAAGGCCTTCGACACGTTGGTTAAGAAATACCAATCGCAAGTTCGAAGGTTTTTTCTTAATCAGACGTTAGGCGACAGCGAATTAAGTGACGATTTGGCACAGGAAACATTTATTAAAGCCTATACAAATATCTCATCATTTAAAAATCTTTCAAATTTCTCAACCTGGCTTTACAGAATTGCATATAATGTCTTTTATGATTATATTCGCAGCCGTAAAGAGACATCTGAAATTGACGCACGGGAAGTAGATGCAATGCACAGCACCGAGCAAGACAATGTGGGAGAAAAGATGGATATTTATAAGTCACTCAAGATGCTAAAGGAAGTGGAACGAACCTGCATCACATTATTCTACATGGAGGATGTGAGCATCGATAAGATAGCAGGGATTATAGGAAGCCCGACAGGTACAGTAAAATCACACTTGTCTAGAGGCAAAGAAAAATTAGCGATTTACTTAAAACAAAATGGTTATGACAGAAATTGA
- a CDS encoding DUF5056 domain-containing protein: MTEIDDKMISQFFQNEKKEIKDNGFSNRVMRHLPNRVDKLSNMWAAFCTAVAIVLFFVFNGLEAILNILREAYNGTMQSSIAHLDPKSLLIAAIVLISLGVKKVCYSD; encoded by the coding sequence ATGACAGAAATTGATGATAAAATGATTAGCCAATTCTTCCAGAATGAGAAGAAGGAAATTAAAGATAATGGCTTTTCTAACAGAGTTATGCGCCATTTACCCAACCGGGTAGATAAACTTTCAAATATGTGGGCAGCTTTCTGTACTGCTGTTGCTATTGTTTTATTCTTCGTATTTAATGGCTTGGAAGCAATACTTAATATATTGCGCGAAGCATACAATGGAACAATGCAAAGTAGTATTGCACATCTTGATCCAAAATCATTACTTATTGCCGCGATAGTATTAATAAGCCTGGGGGTAAAAAAAGTTTGCTATTCTGACTAA
- a CDS encoding SDR family oxidoreductase: MKTMSGKRVFVTGGSQGIGRGIVEAFVSAGANVAFCDISEPDSSFLSSENSLFYKTDVTNEKALTEVMKQLFANWGDIDILINNVGIGGFSSLLDVTVEQFDRVIATNLRPVFITSRLLALHRSEMEPLPRYGRIVNIASTRYLMSEPGTEGYAASKGGIVSLTHALAVSLSKYHITVNCISPGWIETKDYDSLTVADHEQHLSGRVGTPQDIARACLFLCDPDNNFINGQNMVIDGGMTKKMIYV; encoded by the coding sequence ATGAAAACAATGTCTGGAAAGCGGGTATTTGTTACCGGCGGATCACAAGGAATAGGCCGGGGAATTGTGGAGGCTTTTGTTTCAGCAGGAGCAAATGTTGCTTTTTGTGATATCAGTGAACCCGATTCTTCTTTTCTTTCGTCAGAAAATAGCCTTTTCTATAAAACTGACGTAACAAACGAGAAAGCACTAACGGAAGTTATGAAACAGCTTTTTGCCAATTGGGGTGATATTGATATTCTGATAAACAATGTTGGTATTGGGGGATTTTCCTCATTGCTTGATGTCACAGTTGAACAATTTGACCGAGTTATTGCTACTAATCTGCGACCAGTCTTTATTACTTCCAGATTATTGGCATTACATCGTTCAGAAATGGAACCATTACCTCGTTATGGACGTATTGTTAATATTGCATCTACCAGATACTTAATGAGCGAGCCGGGTACTGAGGGGTATGCTGCATCGAAAGGAGGAATTGTATCGTTGACTCATGCTTTGGCTGTTTCGTTATCGAAGTATCATATAACGGTTAATTGTATTAGCCCCGGATGGATTGAAACTAAGGATTATGATTCGCTAACAGTGGCCGATCATGAACAACATCTATCGGGAAGGGTAGGAACTCCTCAAGATATTGCCAGGGCATGTCTCTTTTTGTGTGATCCGGATAATAACTTTATCAATGGCCAGAATATGGTAATTGATGGAGGTATGACGAAGAAGATGATTTATGTGTAA
- a CDS encoding cytidylate kinase-like family protein has translation MNNKYVINIGRQLGSGGREIGAKLATQLHIDFYDKELINIASKESGLCKEFFEKADEKTSQSIVGGLLGMRFPFINDGSIPNNNCLSNDALFKIQSDVIRELAEKKSCLFVGRCADYILRDHPRCVNIFISASKEERIRRLCKEKGINSGKAEDLIEKTDRERAAYYNYYSYKVWGAAATYHLCIDSSSLGIDETVAFIKLFIEKKLGV, from the coding sequence ATGAATAACAAATATGTAATAAATATTGGCCGCCAGTTAGGTAGTGGCGGCCGGGAAATAGGTGCTAAGCTTGCCACACAACTGCACATTGATTTTTACGACAAAGAGCTGATTAATATAGCATCAAAAGAAAGTGGACTCTGCAAAGAATTCTTTGAAAAAGCTGATGAGAAAACATCGCAAAGCATTGTTGGAGGACTTTTGGGAATGCGATTCCCTTTTATTAATGATGGTTCAATTCCTAATAATAATTGCTTGAGCAATGATGCTTTATTCAAGATACAGAGTGATGTAATTCGTGAATTAGCAGAAAAAAAGTCATGCCTTTTTGTAGGAAGATGTGCTGATTATATTTTGCGTGATCATCCTCGGTGTGTAAATATCTTCATTTCAGCATCAAAGGAAGAGCGGATTAGACGTCTTTGCAAGGAAAAAGGTATTAATTCAGGGAAAGCTGAAGATTTGATAGAGAAGACCGATCGTGAACGGGCAGCTTATTATAATTATTACAGCTATAAAGTATGGGGAGCAGCAGCTACATATCACCTTTGTATTGATTCATCATCTCTTGGCATTGATGAAACTGTTGCATTCATTAAACTATTTATAGAAAAGAAATTGGGAGTCTAA
- a CDS encoding ABC-F family ATP-binding cassette domain-containing protein, with translation MISVDGLTVEFGGTTLFSDVSFVINEKDRIALMGKNGAGKSTLLKILAGVRLPSRGKISAPKDSVIAYLPQHLMTEDGRTVFEETAQAFSHLHEMEAEIERLNKELETRTDYESDSYMELIENVSALSEKFYAIDATNYEADVEKALLGLGFMREDFNRQTSDFSGGWRMRIELAKLLLQNPDVLLLDEPTNHLDIESIQWLEDFLINSAKAVILISHDRKFVDNITTRTIEVTMGRIYDYKVNYSKYLQLRAERREQQQKAFEDQQKMIAENQEFIERFKGTYSKTNQVQSRVKMLEKLEILEVDEEDSSALRLKFPPSPRSGNYPVTMDSVGKTYGEKLIFSNANLTIERGDKVAFVGKNGEGKSTLVKCIMKEIEHTGTLTLGHNVQIGYFAQNQASLLDENLTVFQTIDDVAVGDIRNKIRDLLGAFMFGGEESTKKVKVLSGGERTRLAMIKLLLEPVNLLILDEPTNHLDLKTKDILKAALKDFDGTLIVVSHDRDFLDGLVTKVYEFGNKKVTEHLCGIYEFLEKKKMDSLNELERNK, from the coding sequence ATGATTTCAGTAGACGGATTAACAGTAGAGTTCGGGGGAACCACCCTTTTCAGTGATGTTTCTTTTGTGATTAATGAAAAAGACCGTATTGCCTTAATGGGTAAGAATGGTGCAGGAAAGAGTACTTTATTAAAGATTCTTGCCGGTGTACGTCTGCCCAGCCGGGGAAAGATTTCCGCTCCGAAAGATAGCGTGATTGCTTATCTGCCTCAGCACTTGATGACGGAAGACGGACGAACTGTTTTTGAAGAGACAGCGCAGGCCTTTTCTCACCTTCATGAAATGGAAGCTGAAATTGAAAGACTGAACAAGGAACTTGAAACAAGGACCGACTACGAAAGTGACAGTTACATGGAACTTATTGAAAACGTATCTGCTTTAAGCGAGAAGTTCTATGCCATTGACGCCACTAACTACGAAGCGGATGTGGAGAAAGCTCTTTTAGGACTGGGGTTCATGCGTGAAGACTTCAACCGACAGACAAGCGATTTCAGCGGTGGATGGAGAATGCGTATTGAACTAGCCAAACTCTTATTGCAAAATCCCGATGTTCTTTTACTGGATGAACCTACTAATCACCTCGACATTGAATCCATTCAATGGCTGGAAGATTTTCTTATTAACAGCGCCAAAGCTGTAATCCTTATCAGCCACGACCGTAAATTTGTTGATAACATTACCACACGTACCATTGAAGTAACCATGGGACGTATATACGACTATAAAGTTAATTACTCCAAATATTTGCAGCTTCGTGCTGAAAGACGCGAGCAACAGCAAAAAGCCTTTGAAGATCAGCAGAAAATGATTGCTGAAAATCAGGAATTCATAGAACGTTTCAAAGGTACTTATTCAAAAACCAACCAGGTACAAAGTAGGGTTAAGATGCTGGAAAAGCTTGAAATACTTGAAGTAGACGAGGAAGATTCTTCCGCTCTACGTTTAAAGTTCCCTCCTTCTCCACGTTCTGGTAATTATCCAGTAACGATGGACAGTGTGGGCAAGACTTATGGTGAAAAGCTGATATTCAGCAATGCCAATCTAACTATAGAACGTGGCGATAAAGTAGCTTTTGTAGGTAAGAATGGTGAAGGTAAATCTACTTTAGTGAAGTGTATCATGAAGGAGATTGAGCATACCGGAACACTAACTTTAGGACACAATGTACAAATTGGTTATTTCGCACAGAATCAAGCATCGTTGTTGGATGAGAATCTAACCGTCTTCCAAACCATTGACGATGTTGCTGTAGGAGATATCCGAAATAAAATACGCGATTTGCTGGGAGCATTTATGTTTGGTGGTGAAGAATCAACGAAAAAAGTAAAGGTGTTATCTGGAGGAGAGCGTACTCGTTTAGCTATGATCAAGTTATTGCTTGAACCGGTTAATTTACTTATTCTCGATGAGCCAACCAACCACCTCGACTTGAAAACAAAAGATATCCTAAAAGCTGCTTTGAAGGATTTCGATGGAACGCTTATTGTTGTATCTCACGACCGTGATTTCCTTGACGGACTGGTAACTAAGGTTTATGAATTCGGCAACAAGAAAGTTACTGAGCATCTATGCGGCATTTATGAATTCCTTGAAAAGAAGAAAATGGATTCATTAAATGAGCTTGAGAGAAACAAATAA
- a CDS encoding secondary thiamine-phosphate synthase enzyme YjbQ, with product MVAQTEFSLKARQRGFHLVTQEIIKNLPELPKTGLLHLFIKHTSAALSINENADPDVRTDLESTFNRLVKEREPYYEHVLEGDDDMPAHTKSTIVGSSITIPITNGRLNLGTWQGIYLCEFRNYGGERRIVATVMG from the coding sequence ATGGTCGCTCAAACAGAATTCTCACTAAAAGCCAGACAAAGAGGTTTTCATCTGGTTACTCAGGAGATTATAAAAAATCTGCCTGAACTGCCAAAAACGGGATTACTTCATTTGTTTATCAAGCACACTTCTGCAGCTTTGAGCATTAATGAAAATGCCGATCCTGATGTGCGAACAGATTTGGAATCCACATTCAATCGCTTGGTTAAAGAACGCGAACCTTATTACGAACATGTACTTGAAGGCGATGACGATATGCCTGCTCATACAAAATCAACAATAGTTGGTTCAAGCATTACAATTCCTATAACCAACGGTCGGTTAAATCTGGGAACCTGGCAAGGTATCTATCTTTGTGAATTCCGGAATTATGGCGGAGAAAGAAGGATTGTTGCCACAGTTATGGGATAA
- a CDS encoding rRNA cytosine-C5-methyltransferase, protein MKLPQPFIEQTKALLCEEYVNLESALQEESPVSVRVNKTKPFLHNQTISVPWCSSGFYLGERLTFTFDPLFHAGCYYVQEASSMFVELIIRNYVTEPVVALDLCAAPGGKSTHLRSLLPERSFLVANEVIRNRSQILAENLIKWGHPDIAVTNNDPADFSDLGTLFDLILTDVPCSGEGMFRKDPGAIEEWSPENVTICYQRQRRIIADIWSALKPGGILIYSTCTYNLMEDEENIEWIKKELGAESLFVDVPQEWGITGNLAGTDTPVYRFLPHKTKGEGFFLAALRKLGDDEIQPMRTKSSKKNKKEKPLEIPQQAKLWIQDPEDFNIERRGDFIVACRKNNAELISLLYQQLRVVHSGIIIGEVKGKDLIPHQSLAMSNELNANEFSSCELTYEQAISYLRKEAIVLDATVPKGYLLLQYKNVPLGFVKNIGNRANNLYPQEWRIRSGYLPEEVRCI, encoded by the coding sequence ATGAAGTTACCTCAGCCCTTTATAGAACAAACAAAAGCACTTTTGTGCGAAGAATATGTAAACCTTGAAAGCGCCTTACAGGAAGAATCACCAGTGAGCGTTCGTGTGAATAAAACAAAGCCTTTTTTGCACAATCAAACTATTAGCGTACCATGGTGCTCCAGCGGTTTTTATTTAGGGGAACGTCTTACTTTTACTTTCGATCCATTATTTCATGCAGGTTGCTATTATGTACAAGAGGCATCTTCTATGTTTGTGGAGCTGATTATTAGAAACTATGTAACCGAACCGGTTGTGGCGCTTGATCTTTGTGCGGCTCCCGGAGGAAAATCCACTCATCTTCGTAGTCTTTTACCGGAAAGGAGTTTTCTTGTTGCTAATGAAGTTATTCGTAATCGATCTCAAATTTTAGCCGAAAACCTTATAAAATGGGGACATCCGGATATTGCAGTTACCAATAATGATCCGGCCGACTTCTCTGATTTGGGTACACTCTTTGATTTGATCCTTACTGATGTTCCATGTTCAGGCGAAGGGATGTTTCGTAAAGATCCTGGAGCTATTGAAGAGTGGAGTCCTGAAAATGTAACAATCTGCTATCAGCGTCAGCGTCGTATTATTGCAGATATCTGGTCTGCTTTGAAACCGGGAGGTATTCTTATCTACAGTACTTGTACATACAATTTAATGGAAGATGAAGAGAATATTGAATGGATAAAGAAAGAATTGGGCGCAGAGTCCTTGTTCGTTGATGTTCCTCAGGAATGGGGAATTACGGGAAACCTTGCCGGGACAGATACTCCTGTTTATCGCTTTCTGCCTCACAAAACCAAGGGAGAAGGCTTTTTCCTTGCAGCCCTGCGTAAGTTAGGAGATGATGAAATTCAACCTATGCGGACAAAATCATCTAAAAAGAACAAAAAAGAGAAACCTTTAGAGATTCCTCAACAAGCAAAACTGTGGATTCAAGATCCTGAAGATTTTAATATTGAAAGAAGAGGTGACTTTATCGTAGCATGCCGGAAAAATAATGCAGAATTAATCAGTCTTTTGTATCAGCAGTTAAGAGTTGTTCATTCCGGTATCATTATTGGTGAAGTTAAAGGAAAAGATCTTATACCTCATCAGTCTCTGGCAATGAGTAATGAATTGAATGCCAATGAATTTTCTTCTTGTGAACTGACTTATGAACAGGCTATCTCTTATTTAAGAAAAGAAGCTATAGTTTTGGATGCAACAGTTCCCAAAGGATATTTGTTATTACAATATAAAAATGTTCCGCTAGGGTTTGTGAAAAATATAGGTAATCGGGCCAATAATCTATATCCACAGGAATGGAGAATTCGTAGTGGCTATCTGCCGGAAGAAGTTCGCTGTATATAA
- a CDS encoding histidine kinase, translating to MLQQRGSTFFICILCLFIVSCHTKDREKTADKYAYADSLTEHYKELSLEYPDLVRQKLLKVRQVIKDSINYYKLTQYISYTYFLDNKIDSALQLNSKVIHFCNKNLSDTTRVNQLESETYYNRGLYLSIISNIDSAQYYLNKAYIKAVKAKEYNTLVNICIRIAYNYISQGNYTSSVLYYKRAQETANILSNNNEAYFLIQTGLAKVYLSLNNYNQSNIYFNFAEKRYKEMPPSRQFIFASLRASYYETIKNYKDALKWYKEANTKTQNFKFNIYRGITECNVGSIYLLLNQPDSAKYHLDKANLFFSKSNQNINYSFYLNGLYAELALLKNDLRNAHKLLNKKYNLSKISLQYIHLYNKRLELYYEKKCNFHNAYYYRTKVDNYNDSVRRRTLTSAISELNSRYSQDTSKLKHNIILSENKADLQKMRLISILSLSLLITGAIIICIAIHLNRKKRESRFAKQFSTIAKLRMENIRNRISPHVLFNMLNAVMPTFKQDDNLVHLFRLLAQSLRSNLIASEKMAVSLEEEIEFVKNYIEFRKNINSRKVDIDWNISQNVPIDTLIPSMIIQIPIENSIKYAFREEMKDAHINIDISADDSFLYITVIDNGSGYNPGAHIGDKNSTGTGLKVIFQTTELLNQKNQEKMFFNIEDMKNFSPDLHGTRVTVIIPYKYNFEL from the coding sequence ATGCTGCAACAGAGAGGAAGTACTTTTTTCATTTGTATTTTATGTTTATTTATTGTTAGCTGCCACACTAAAGATAGGGAAAAAACAGCTGACAAATATGCTTATGCAGATTCTTTAACAGAGCATTATAAAGAGCTGTCATTAGAATATCCGGATCTTGTAAGACAAAAATTACTAAAAGTCAGACAAGTAATTAAAGACAGCATCAATTACTACAAATTAACTCAGTATATAAGCTATACCTATTTTCTGGATAACAAAATAGACTCTGCACTACAGTTAAATAGTAAGGTTATTCATTTTTGCAATAAGAACTTATCAGATACTACAAGAGTAAATCAGCTGGAAAGTGAGACCTATTATAATAGAGGTCTTTATCTTTCAATTATAAGTAACATTGATTCTGCACAATATTATTTAAATAAAGCATATATAAAAGCTGTTAAGGCAAAAGAGTATAATACATTAGTGAATATTTGTATTCGAATTGCTTACAACTATATATCACAAGGGAATTATACGTCATCAGTTCTTTACTATAAAAGAGCACAAGAGACAGCCAATATTTTAAGCAACAACAACGAAGCATATTTCTTAATTCAGACAGGATTGGCCAAGGTCTATTTGAGCCTCAATAATTATAATCAATCTAATATTTATTTCAATTTTGCTGAGAAAAGATATAAAGAAATGCCACCATCCAGGCAATTTATTTTCGCCAGTTTACGAGCTAGCTATTACGAAACAATTAAAAACTACAAAGATGCCCTGAAATGGTATAAAGAAGCAAATACAAAAACTCAGAACTTTAAATTCAACATTTACAGAGGAATTACAGAATGCAATGTAGGAAGTATTTATCTATTGCTCAATCAACCCGACTCAGCCAAGTATCATCTGGATAAAGCTAATTTATTTTTTTCCAAATCAAATCAAAATATAAATTATTCTTTTTACTTAAACGGACTTTATGCCGAATTGGCATTACTAAAGAATGATTTAAGAAACGCACATAAATTATTAAACAAGAAATATAATTTATCAAAAATATCCCTTCAATATATTCATCTTTACAATAAAAGATTAGAATTATATTACGAAAAAAAATGTAATTTTCATAATGCATATTATTATAGAACAAAAGTTGATAATTATAATGATTCTGTACGAAGAAGAACACTTACGAGTGCAATCTCTGAACTAAACTCCCGATATAGTCAAGACACCAGCAAGCTTAAGCACAACATCATTCTTTCTGAAAACAAAGCTGATCTGCAAAAGATGAGATTGATAAGTATACTCTCATTATCTTTATTAATAACTGGTGCAATAATAATCTGCATTGCAATTCACTTAAATCGCAAAAAAAGAGAGTCCAGATTTGCCAAGCAGTTTTCTACTATAGCTAAATTACGCATGGAAAACATTCGTAACCGGATTTCACCACACGTCTTGTTTAACATGTTAAATGCTGTAATGCCAACTTTCAAACAAGACGATAACCTTGTACACTTATTCAGACTATTAGCTCAGTCGTTACGTAGTAACCTGATTGCTTCCGAAAAAATGGCTGTATCACTTGAAGAAGAAATTGAATTTGTAAAAAACTATATTGAATTCCGCAAAAATATCAATAGTAGAAAAGTAGATATCGATTGGAACATATCTCAGAATGTTCCAATCGATACGTTAATTCCGTCAATGATTATCCAGATACCAATAGAAAATTCCATTAAATATGCTTTCAGAGAGGAGATGAAAGATGCACATATAAACATTGATATTTCTGCTGATGACAGTTTTCTTTATATTACTGTTATTGATAACGGTTCAGGGTATAACCCGGGAGCACATATTGGAGATAAAAACAGTACCGGAACAGGACTTAAGGTTATATTCCAGACAACAGAATTATTAAATCAAAAGAATCAGGAAAAGATGTTTTTCAACATTGAAGATATGAAGAACTTTTCACCCGATTTACATGGTACGAGAGTTACGGTTATTATTCCTTATAAATATAATTTTGAGCTATGA
- a CDS encoding DUF6249 domain-containing protein, translating into MKQFMIAFMMMFAVSISMMGQASPKKATVTKDTSNVTMTVQSTSADSAAIDSAAQDYSDELKSVKGEFHGIPFENSAGLLVPIFGIVFGCAVPVFIVFLIFWYRHKDKQAQYRLAEKALENGKDIPEGLFKEVQGTTDVHTKGVKNAFLGLGLGIFLWALTGEFGLGCIGFMIMFMGIGQIVIHYTQNKQKPLEKNNSEQKSDEE; encoded by the coding sequence ATGAAACAATTTATGATTGCATTCATGATGATGTTCGCAGTTAGCATCTCAATGATGGGGCAAGCCTCACCAAAGAAGGCTACAGTTACAAAAGACACATCAAATGTTACGATGACTGTGCAAAGCACATCTGCCGACTCGGCCGCAATTGATTCTGCAGCACAAGATTACAGCGATGAATTAAAATCTGTAAAAGGAGAGTTCCATGGAATTCCATTTGAGAATTCTGCAGGGTTGCTGGTACCAATTTTTGGAATCGTTTTTGGGTGTGCAGTTCCGGTGTTTATCGTTTTTCTCATTTTCTGGTATAGACATAAAGATAAACAAGCCCAATACCGCTTAGCGGAAAAAGCACTTGAGAATGGGAAAGACATTCCGGAAGGGTTATTTAAAGAAGTACAGGGTACAACAGATGTCCATACCAAAGGAGTTAAAAACGCTTTCCTTGGTTTAGGATTAGGTATCTTCCTCTGGGCACTGACCGGTGAATTCGGACTTGGATGTATTGGCTTTATGATTATGTTTATGGGTATTGGACAAATTGTAATCCATTACACACAAAACAAGCAGAAACCTTTAGAAAAGAATAATTCAGAACAAAAGTCAGACGAAGAATGA
- a CDS encoding response regulator transcription factor yields the protein MKKTITTIIVDDESNSIATLNKDLANYPEIQVIETTTSVEKAKKIIVQYQPDLLFLDIEMPKMNGFELLNEIRTLIHPEMYIVFYSAYDKYVLDALRSSAFDYLMKPYQPEELSAIIERIKTQPEKEKTNIEQSILRLMKNDKKFALQTISGLLFLKASEVLCFQYIDGFRSWQITMTDLSVQKLRTGIIAKDLLAFSPSFMQINQECILNVDYISSIENKTLKCILYPPFNDLDIHASRRYYSKLKEQLEIL from the coding sequence ATGAAAAAAACGATAACTACAATTATAGTCGATGACGAAAGTAATTCGATTGCAACACTGAATAAGGATCTTGCTAATTATCCGGAAATTCAGGTAATTGAAACTACTACATCTGTTGAAAAAGCAAAAAAAATAATTGTTCAATACCAGCCTGATTTACTTTTTTTAGACATTGAAATGCCTAAAATGAATGGATTTGAACTATTAAACGAAATACGAACTTTGATACACCCTGAAATGTATATCGTATTCTATAGTGCTTACGATAAATATGTACTTGACGCATTGCGCTCATCTGCTTTCGACTATTTAATGAAACCTTATCAGCCAGAAGAACTTTCAGCAATCATAGAGCGTATTAAAACACAACCAGAGAAAGAAAAAACAAATATTGAACAATCGATTCTGCGCTTAATGAAAAATGATAAGAAATTTGCTCTGCAAACAATCTCAGGGCTATTATTTCTTAAAGCCAGTGAAGTTCTTTGTTTTCAATATATAGATGGATTTAGAAGCTGGCAAATCACAATGACCGATTTATCTGTGCAGAAACTAAGAACAGGTATCATTGCTAAAGACCTACTTGCTTTTAGTCCTTCATTCATGCAAATTAATCAGGAATGTATACTTAATGTTGACTATATCTCATCTATTGAAAACAAAACATTAAAATGCATTTTATATCCGCCATTTAATGATTTAGATATACATGCTTCAAGAAGATATTATTCGAAATTAAAAGAACAATTAGAAATCTTATAG